The region GGATGATGATATAGTCTACACTCATATGAAAGTATGAGAGACCTATCCTTAGGTCACATAGAAGTAGCGCCTCTATGTTAATATATTCTTAAATTAAGGTGAGCTTATGAGTTCTGAAACTACTCGAACAATTAAATATAGTCCTGTTGCTGATACGCTTAGATTCATCAATCGTCTACAACAGGCTGCTACTCCAACAGATAGTAGCATCTTACGATATAACAATCTTATTTTAGGTGAAGCGTCTAAAGCTAATACAAGACCCTTTATTTTATATCTACCAAATGGAGAACCATTTAAATTAGCCACTCTTCCCGACTCTGGTCTTCAATCCGCTTCACTGTTTAGAGTCGAAGATGTCAATGAAAATAGTGCAACGATTAGAGCGTTGGCTTATAATTCAAATGCTAACTCAAATCATAGTAATGATGCTCGAGATATGAGTGATTCAGATGGTTTTAGACACATTAACACAATAAACGACGACCTCAATGTTTTTGAAAGACAAGGGCTAACTTCGATAAGTTTGATTCCTACCAAAACATTGTGTACCGTTGACTTAAACTCTTTCATAGCAATTCAATGCTTAGAAGATGTCTATGTACCACTAGATGATAACAATCTTTAATGATGGCGTATGGATGGTGTTGTTTAATCACAGCACCTTTTCTTTTATGCTAAAAAGGGAAAACCTCCCTTACAAACAGATTAGATGGGATGTTCTCATCTTACCCGCTTATAAAAGAGGTCCTAAATCGTTACATATGTAAGATTCTAATCCCTTCAATAGATGAAATTGGAATTTCTTCCACTTTATTCATCAAATTATCAATACTAACCGTTGTTTCATTTGCTAAATTCAAAATTCCAGACTTAAGTGTTCCATCTTTTTTGACGATTTGTACAATTGGGGCTTTCATCGAAGTGGGACGATTGGTTAAATCACGGATGAACAATAATAATTCCCGTTGCTTTTCATCCATTGGTTCGACTGTTTCTTCTACCTCATCATCAGAGTTGTCGACATCTACCTCCTGTTTCTCCTCTAACCCTTCTCCATTTATTACTTCTTTACTTAACGTCTCAGTCGCTTTTGCATCAACTTCTACTTCTTCACCTAACGTATTAGTCGCTTTTGCATCAACTTCTATTTCTTCACTTACCATATTAGTTACTGGCACTTTAACCTCTACCGCTTCAGTATGTGTGTTAGTCTCAGAGGAATCCACTTCTATCTCTTCAATCGTAATATTGTTTTCATCATCAAATCCCTCTGTTTCTTCAACTTTAACATTATTCATTAAACCAACTGTTTCCTCTTGCTCTTGAAGATGATCATCTGTTTCATCGACTAAAATATCGACGCGTTCATACTCATCATCTTCTACTTCATCACTCACTTGTAATTTTTCGACCTTTTTAGCACTTTCATCGTGAGAAACTGTAAACTGATCAAAATCAAAAAAATCTGTACTTGCATAATTATGAACATAATCAGGATTTGATACATTATTTGGTTTTTCTGTAGGGGTTTTAAAATAACTTTGCTCACTGACAAAACATCCTAGATAACCAGTATCCACAAATAATAACGGTTCTTTTTCGACTTTTTTAGGCATTTTAATCCTCCTCTTTCGTTCGTCATAATATAACTTATGCACATTTTAGGTTTAGGTGAATCGCTCTCCTATTCGACTTCATGAGAAATGATAAGTTTTAAATAATCCAAACATTTTACTACATTTACTTATCAATCTTGTTATTATCTGATAGAATGAACATATAGCTTTTAAAGTCAGGTGATTAAATGAAAGATATTTTAAATAAATTTAAGATTTTATTTTATAATCCAATTATTGTCTATTTACTTCTTATTATCGGAATTAGTCTGGTTGCCATTACTTCCTCTGCACCGTTGACTGAAATCCAGTACGGAGCATCAGATTATGCCATGAGGCAAGGATTGTTTTATGGCATTGGATTTATCCTAACCTTTATCATCATCATCATTGGAACGGATCGAATTCGAGCTTTGAGATGGTGGTTATATGGATTTGTAATGATTTTACTATTCGGACTTTTTATTCACGAAAAAGGCATTATGAATGTTCCGTTTGCTAAAAATATTAATGGGGCAACCTGCTGGTACATCTTACCTGGTATCGGAACTTTACAGCCATCAGAATTTATGAAAATTGCGCTCGCACTCGTTGTAGCCGATATCATTCAAAAACACAACGAGTTTTATCCCCATTTAAAGCGTACCGTCAAAACAGATTTTTTACTTCTTCTAAAAATTGGAGCAGCTATTGTGCCACCAGCTTTTTTAATTTTTGAACAGCCGGATTCTGGTGTTACGATGATTATTTTATTCTTCGTCGCACTCATGATTTTTTCTTCAGGAATTAAGTGGCGATATATCTTTATCGTTGGTTCAATCGCTATGGTCGGTATTACAATCTTTATTCTAGCAGTCGGAGTTTTCCCAGACTTTTTAACAAATGTTCTTGGAATTCAAGCTTATAAATTAAGTCGTTTCTTTGGATGGTTTGATCCATTTGGAACGATTCAAGGAGCAGGAAACCAATTAGCAAAAGGATTACTTGCCATTGGATCGGGTCATCTAATTGGAAACGGATTCCAAAGCTTAACCACTTACTTCCCTGAAGCCCACACTGATTTCATTTTTGCCGTTATCGGAATGGACTTTGGATTAATTGGAACTTTAATTACGGTGATTTTATGTGGTTTATTTGATTTTGAAATTCTCAATACGGCAACACTGAATCGTGGTCATTACAATAGTTACTTATGCGTTGGAATTTTTGGAATGTTATTCTTCCAACAAATTCAAAATATTGGGATGACGATTGGGATGCTTCCCATTACAGGGGTAACGCTTCCGTTTATCAGTTATGGGGGAAGTTCATTACTCTCTTATATGATTTTATTTGGTCTCATTTTAAGTAGTCATATTGAAGGAATGAAATTAAAGCACTCTGAAGTAGATTACCACGAACGGACACTTTACTTAAAAACAAAAGCTTATATTAAAGATAATGCAAAAGTCGATTAGAAAAGGACATTTCCCAATTGGGAGATGTCCTTTTCTTATCTTTAATAAACGAGACACTGCGATACTTTTAAGAAATAAACATGACAACTTACTTTTTTAGTTGGGAATATTTCTTTAATCGCTTTAGAATAGTATTTCATTTGTGTTTCGTATCTTTGTTTTAGTTCTTGTTGTTGTACCTCAAAGTCACGAATATAGTCGGTTTTATAATCCACGATATAGACTTCATCTTCAAATTCTGCTAATAAGTCAATGACCCCTTGAAGTAAGATTTGAGACTGTTCATGCTCATCCACCTTTACTAACGTCATAAATGGAACCTCTTTTTTAACTGATAACGCTGTTATAATTTTTTCATAAAGAGGACTTTTAGTAAACTCTAGCACTTGCCCTAGATCAATTCGACTACTCATCTCCTCGGTCATCATTTCCTTTTCAATCACTCGTTCTTTGACTTGCTGTAAACTTTCTAACGTATGATTTTTCATCACCGGTAAATGCTGCATAAATTGATGCAATGCGGTTCCCGCTTCAGCTCCACTAATTTTCTTTTCTCTCATAAATGATGGCCGATCATAAGCCACTTGTGGTCTAAGCTCAGGAATCCCTTTAAACATAGGTGTTTCCTCAGCCAGTTTGCGCTGTGAAACAGATTGCTTTGCGTTAATCTCAACTAGTTCCTGATGCTCATAACGCGTTGAAAAAATTTTTTCAAAATCAATAACAGGGGGTTGTTTAGCTAATGACTCTTCTACCTTCATCGATTGTTCAAGCTCCTGTTGTTGGGAGAATATTTCTATTTTCCATGAACTAGCATCTTCTAAACAAGTCGGTGTTACCCCTAAATAGGTCGCCACGATCTCTTGGTTATCTGGATGCTTTAAAATAGCTGGTAAAATCCAATCAGCATAATTAACTGCTTTTAATCGATACGAATCTGGTAACCTCACACCCGATTCAGTGATGACTTCTTTTAAAGAAGCGAGCTTTTTCTCAACCTCAAAAACTCCTGTAAATAAAAGCTTAGATTTAGCACGTGTCATGGCCACATATAAAAGACGCATTTCTTCTGCTAACATTTCTCGATGAATGAGGCTTGCTACCACATTTTGAGCAATTGTTTTTTGAGTAAAGCTTAACTGCGAATCAATGTACTTGACTGCTACTCCATACTTTTTATGTAAAATATAATTTCCTTTTTCGTCCTGAACATTAAATTTCTTTTGAATTTGAGAAATAAACACAACAGGAAATTCAAGCCCTTTTGATTTATGAATAGACATAATTCGAACAACATCTTCATTCGCTGTGACCGTTTTAGCTTTTCCAAAATGTTTTCCAAGAGCTTGCATTCGATCGATATAATTAACAAATCCATATAAACCTTTTTTAGTGCTCGACTCATAATGGCGTGCCTTATCGACAAAAACATCTAAATTTGCCTTTCTTAAATAACCATGTGGAAGTCCCATCACAAACTCATAATAAAGCGTTTGTTCATAAATAAGGGTGATCAAACTTGCTAGCGATTGTGTTTTCGCTTCGAAACGCCAACGTTCTAATATCTCAACAAAACGCTTTGTTTTTTGTTTTAAAAACTCATCCTCTCCGTGATTTTGATAAAATTGGACGAGTTCATAAAAGGATGAAGCTTTACTTGAAACTTTGATGAGTGACAATTCACGCTCATTAAAGAAAAATAACGGTGATCGCATCAGGCCAACCAAAGGAATATCTTGATAAGGGTTATCAATGACTTTTAAACAAGAAACCATATTAATAATTTCAATTGAATCAAACAAATCGGTATTTTGTTCGGTAAACAGCGGAATATGATATTGACGAAAAACATCTTGAAACGTTGTCACACTGCTTAACGATCGCATTAAAATCACAATATCTTGATAAGTTAAAAGACGCATGCGACCTAATTTTCGATCATATACTTCTTGTTTAGAATCCATCCAACGCTTAATTGTTCTCGCAATGTGATGCGCTTCAAGTTCAACGGTACTTAAATCCGTTTCATCATCTGTGACTTGCAATTTATCAATCAAATGTACTTCATTTTGGTTAAATGGATCATTCACTTCACCTAACACGCCAAGTCGAAGCATTGCCGCTTCATCATAATTAATTTCACCCACCGGCTCATCCATTAACTGCTTAAAAATATAATTCGTTGAATCAATCACTTGCTGATGAGAACGATAGTTTTTCATTAAATCAATTTTATGACCTTTTCCATTTCCATCAGAGAACATCGTATATTTTCCTTGAAAAATACTTGGTTCTGCGAGTCGGAATCGATAAATCGACTGCTTGACATCCCCTACCATGAAAATTGGAATTTCAGGTGACTTAATCTTGGCAATCGCCTGAACAATCGATTCTTGCATGAAATTAGTATCTTGATACTCATCAATCATAATCTCCTTAAATTGAGCATGAATATCAAATGCTACCGCAGTTGCTTGTCCATCTTGGATTAACAACCGAAGCGTATACCACTCTAAATCAGAAAAATCAAGTAATTGTCGTTTTAATTTCGCTTCGCTAAAACGCTCATGAAATAGAAGAACCATTTTCGCTAATGCTTCTACCACTTCTTGACTCTTTTTAAAATGAATCAAATGCGTTTCATTCGAGTACGTTAAATATTTTTCCTTTATTTTCTCAATTCGTTTTTTAAAAGAATCACGCGCCTCTTTACAAATCGTGTTCATCTCTTCATCAAAATCTTTCTTAGGTGCTGAAGGAAATCTCGAAAGCGTTGTATTCATAAAAGCCTCGCGTAGCGCTTCATATGATGAGTTCATGGCATCCTTTAAACGATTGACATACTCTAAATCTTGAAAATATACATCTGTTGCGTATTTATGTAATTTCTCCGTCATTTGTGAGTAAGTCGCATATTCTTTTGCTTTTTCTAAATCTAATACTGCTTCATTAAGACTTGGAGTTATGACTTTTAAAATTTTATCATAATGAATCCATGACATTAGATCTTGCTCATCCCACTGATATAGGTGAGGTAAATTCTCTAACCACTGAATCATTTCAGGATTAGAACGTGCCAATTCGTAAATTTTAAGTAACATGACTTTTAAATTCTCATCATTGCGATCATTATTAAACTGACGACTCAACAGCAAATAAGACTCATCCTCATCATCTGATAAGTCATCAAATAACGATTCAACCACCTCATCTTGAATAATCCCGACTTCAATATCATCGGCAATCTTAAACACAGGATCGAGTTCTAATAAATAATAGTAACGTTTAATTAACTTATTACAAAAGGCATGAAACGTTGAAATATGAGACTGAGAAATTTTATTTAATTGGACCTTTAAATGTTCATTATCTGGTTGCTTTTCTAACTCATCTTGAATGCGTGAACGCATACGTTGTTTCATTTCAGCAGCTGCTGCCTCTGTAAAGGTCATGACAAGTAATTCATCAATATTTAGTTTCTCTTGAATAATTTTTTGAATCATTCGTTCCACGAGTACAGCCGTTTTTCCTGAACCTGCCCCAGCTGAAATTAATAAATCTTCGCCTTTTCGATAAATAGCTTCCCATTGTTCATCATTCCAAGTCGCCTCCAGCGGTTTAATGGGTACTTGATTCATCTTGATCTCCTCCTTCCTCTAGTTGACATTTAATCGCCTCTAATGCATTTTCTTTTTTCATTTTAGCTAAGATACGTGGTTGATTTCCGAGAAAATCAATATCAAATTGGCACACCCCTCGATAAGAACAAAAATCACATGCTTTACGATCGCCATGATGACTTGGATTAATCTGAAGAGAACCTTGCGTAATTTTCGTCGCGGCACGTTCAATGGTTTGATTCGTATAATTTCGTAACATCGAAAGTTCAGCCGGAGATAACGTCGATGTCCCACGACTTGAAAAACTTCCATCTTTTTTTAGCGTAATAGGGACGACATCACTTTTTAAGCGATCCGTTATTCGATGATCACTGAGTGTCACCACGTCATAATCATCCGGTAAATAACCTTTCATTTTAAAATCCTCTTGATGTAGCCTTAATATTTGCTCTTCTAACGCCACATCTCTTAATAAATCTTGATCGTCTTTTGAAATAATGGGGCGATGAACATGGAAGTACAAGAGTCCTCCGACTTCTGCTGGCATGTCAATTAATTGCAGGGCATTCGTGACCACGACATCTAAATACGTTAATAGCTGTAAACTCAAACCATAATAGACCTTATCAAGCTCTAAATCTTGTTGACTCGATTTATAATCGACAATTCTTAAATAAGCTTGCGATTCATCTTTTGATTTAGCAACATCAACACGGTCAATAATTCCTTTTAATGATAATTTAAATCCTTTTCCAATCGGGCGTGAATCGATGTGAATTCCATTTGATTTTCCAGTTTGGAATGGCAACTCAAAAAACATCGGCTTAAACTCACTTTGGCTACTTTGATACTTGAGTCCAATTAACGTCTTATAAACAACATGAGTCAATCGCTCCGTTAACTTCATCATACGTTTATTTTGTTTTAAAATCTTATATAACAACTGTTCACTCAACTCATCTGACACCATTTTAGCAAGTGTCTGACACTCATCTTGCGTTAAATCAGCAAATGTTCGATTCTCCTTTTGAATCATTGTGGCAATGCGTTTTAATGCCTCATGATAAAGCTCACCAATATGCGGTAAATCAAGTTGATAACGTTCTCGATCTTTTAATTGTAATCCATAGCGTAAATAATGAGCGAATTCACACTGGTTAAACAACTCCAGTCTTGAAACACTCGCCACAATTTCTTCACTATAAAGTTTTTTCGTCAACACTTCATCTAAATTAGTTACCTCATTTTCATATCCTAAAATTCTCATAACCATTTGATAAATCAATGGATTATGTTCCTTGTAATACGCTAATAATGGTTCATAGTAAGAACGATACGCTGGATTTTGTTTGAGATGCGCTAATAAATGAGCAACTGATTGATTCAATGTCGTTAGTTGTTCATATAAATCGTCATCAAATTCACGACCAATGTGCGCCTCTTGTGAAAGCGGGAACATTTCTTTTAATTGATTATAAACGTATGAAGGTAAAAACTCTTTCCCTTCATCATTACTGCTCACATAAGAAAGTGTTAACGTTTGTTTAGGTGAGGTAAACACGGTATATAGGATAAACTGTTCATCTTGTTGACTTTGCTCAAGACTAGGTGCTAGTTCAATGCCTAACTCTTTTAATTGTTCACGTTCTACTTCACTTAAGAGACTACTCTCTCCCATAACACTCGGAATTTGCCCCTCATTCACGCCAAGAACAAACGCATGCTTAATTCCATACTGTCCTGCTTCACCTAAATCCGTAACTAATTGATAACGGGCACGTCTTAATTCGCCAACTGAAACTTGATCAAGTCGTGGTGGAACAGTCGCATAAGACATTTCTTCAAGTCCTGCTTTAAAGACCGTTGCAAAATTTTCTAGACTAACCGCTTCTTCTTGTCCAATTTCAACGAGTTGCTCAAATAGCTCAAGCACTTTATTCCAAACTTGTTGATGCTGTTTAAGTAACTTTAAATGCTGCGTCTCTTCAGCACTTGACTCAAGTAGTGCTAGCTTTTGTGGAATTTGGGCTTCTTCTAAGAAGGTAAAGGTCGCAACGGCAAACTCCTTATAGGTTTTAGCTTTTTTTAATTTTTTCTCAAATGATGTTAACAAACTAGAAATCTGCTTTTTTAAAGTATTTAATAAGTCTTCAACTGCTAAGTCATCATCCGTTTTCACATACCCTCTGCCAAGTCCTTGATACTTCTCATACACCCAATCATCTTTTTGTTGCCAGTCTTGTTTTTTAATCTGACGAGCTAAACAATAGTTTTCTAGCACATCAACTTGACGTTGATAAGCCTGAAACGCTTCGTAAAAGGATTGTTGTTTTTTTATCTGACTTACATCCATAAAAAGTCCCGTTTTAATGATCATAAACATCGATTCATGACGCCATCCATTCATCATGACATCAAAGACATGATAAAGTAACACCATTAGAGGGTGAATCAACATAGATTCTTTATAATCTAAAAAGACTGGAATCTCAAATTTAGGGAAAATAGAGGCAATCAGTTCTTGATACTCCTCTGATTGTGCCGTATAAATGGCAATATCATTAAATGCATAACCCTCTTTATGAATCAAGTGATGAATTCGTTTTGCTACTTCTTCAACTTCGAGTCGGCTATTCGCTGCTTGGAAAAAATGGACGCCTTTTGCTTCACTTTTAACCGTCGGAAACTGCATAAATTGTTTTTCTAGATGAGCTAAGGCAGTGTCTGATTTAAAACGATGATTCCCCTCTGTTAGTTCTTGAATTTCATAATTTAATCCCATTTCTTCTAGTTGCGAAGCTAATTTAGAATAGGTACGAGATGGCAAAGAAAAAACAGAGCTAGTTGAATTTAAATCATGTGTTAACACAATAGTGACAGATTTCGCGTACTTCATCAATTGCAATAAAATTAATTCTTCTTGCTTATTAAATAAATGATAGCCATCAATATAAAAATCACTATTAGCAATGGTTGAGGAATAAGCGATTTGCTCACTCAACAACGTATAATAATCTTCTGTCATCAAATATCGACCTAATGATAATTTTTCAAACTCATCATATAAAATAGCAATATCATTAATTTTTTTTACGGATTGAACCGACCAATTCGAAATCTCTTGTTGTGTTTGAATGGTTTGAAATAATTGATTCGGTGTCACACAATAATTTTTAAACTCCGCAATCATCTCACTTACTTTTGAAATGAAACCAGGTTTGTTTGCATAAAACGGAAATAATGATAGCTGATCTTTTTTTTCATTCATGACTTTTTGCAACAACAGCGCCAATCCAACTTGGTTCAAATGATAGCGACTCAAACCACCCGTTTCCTGTAAAATACGATATGCAAAACGATTAAAACTTAATCCCTGTACCCTCATTAAACTAGGATACTGACTTTGTTTTAAAAGTTGATATTCTAAATGAAACGTCATCTGATCAGGTGCAATAACAAAAATAGGATCTCCTTGTGGAAGCTCATCACAAGCTGCCTTAATTTCATTTAAAACAAGTCTTGTTTTTCCAACACCTGATCGCCCTAAAATAAAACGAATACTCATCTCTTTCACCTTCTTTAATTAAACTAATCAATCGATATCCTCTTTATTATGGCATCTTATTTAATGAAAGTCATTATTTAAAATAAAAAGACAACTCGTAAAAATGCGAGTTGTCTTGATTTATATCTAAAAGGCTTATTTTAAAGCGTCTTTTAAAGCTTTACCAGCTTTGAAAGCAGGATATTTGCTAGCTTCGATTTCGATTGTTTCTCCAGTATGTAAGTTACGTCCTTGACGTGCAGCACGCTCACGTACTTCAAACGTTCCGAATCCTACTAATGCTACTTTGTCATCTGCTTGTAACGCTTCAGTTACTGCTTCAATATAAGCACTTAAGAATTTATCTGCATCTTTTTTAGTTAACTCAGCTTTTTCAGCGATTTTATCTACTAATTGAGAACGGTTCATAAAAATCAATACCTCCTAAGACATTTCTTTGCAAGTAAAAGTTTACCACACCCGTTTTATGGTTGCAAACATTTATTTGAATATTTTGTTGAGACAACACTATTTTAGGCAATTTACTTCGCTTTTTTTCATCTAAATTAATATTTTATAAAAAATCGCTTCAAAAATGAGAAAAGCCTCTTTTGAAGTAAATCAATAAGAGACTTTTTCGGCTTATTTTAAAGCATAATGGCAATTAATCCACCATTACCTTGGTTTACAATTTTAATTAATGTATCTTGTAATTTAAAGCGTGCATTTTCTGGCATTGAATATAATTTTGCTGAAATACCATCGCGTACAATATCACTTAAACAACGACCAAAGATTTCAGTAGACCAGATTGCTAATGGATTATCAGCAGAATCTTTCATAATAAAGTCAATTAAATCTTTACTTTGTTGTTCTGTTCCGATGATTGGTTCAAATACTGACTCAACATCGACACGAATCATATGAATAGATGGTGCAATAGCTTTTAAACGAACTCCATAGCGTGCTCCTTGTTTTACAACGGTTGGCTCACTAAGTGTCATATCTTCGATTGATGGAGTTGCAATTCCATATCCAACTTGTTTAACCATCTTAAGTGCAGATGCAATAGGTTCATATTCCTTTTTAATATTTGCATAATCTTGTAATAAGAACATTAAATCTGCTTTATCTTTAATTGGTCCAACTAATTCTGTTAAAATTTGATCATATAATTGATCTGGAACCTTAATTTCAAGCTCTGCTAACCCTACACCAGCATCTAAAGCACTGATAAAACAATCCTCAACAATATCTTCTGCTTTTAATTCATCAGCTAAGTAATTAATATCACGAAGCTTGTAGAATTCATTTGTACTTTGATTAATTAATTTTAAGAAGCGTGCTTTTAACCAATTATCATCACTTAATGCATCAACCCAGCTTGGTAATTTAATATCAAGTTCTGAAACTGGGAATTCATATAAAGCCTCTGTTAAGACACTATAAATATCTTTTTTCGTCATATTTTCAACACTTAGAGGTAATACTGGAACACCATACTCATCTTGTAATTGATTTCTCAATTCTTGTACATCATCAGTTTTTGGATGAGTCGTATTTAAAATCACAATAAACGGTTTATTAATTGCCTTTAATTGTTCAATGACTAACTGTTCAGCCTCTAAGTAATCATCGCGATTAAAGTTTCCAATCGAACCATCCGTTGTCATAACGATTCCAATATGCGAGTGATCTTCAATAACTTTTTGTGTTCCGATTGCTGCTGCCTCTACAAATGGAATTGGTTCATCATACCATGGTGTATTCACCATACGTGGTCCTTCATCCGTTTCATATCCAATCGCACTTGGAATGACATATCCAACACAATCAATTAAGCGAATATTCGCACTTACCTCTCCTTCAACTGTTACATTAACAGCCTGTGCTGGAACAAATTTTGGTTCTGTTGTCATAATAGTTTTACCATTCGCACTTTGTGGTAATTCATCTATCATGCGTTTCTTTTCATTTTCATCTTCAACTAGTGGAATAACTAAAGATTCCATAAATTTCTTGATGAATGTTGATTTTCCTGTACGAACCGCCCCTACTACGCCGAGATAGAATTCGCCATTCGTACGAGCAAAGACGTCTCTCATCAGTTCATTTGTTTCCATATAGTAAACCTCCATTTTCACTTGTATTTTGTCAATATCAATGTATGATGCTTATCCCCTACTTTATGAGAGAATTTTGATAAAACTTTAATTTTTTTACTGTAGGCCTTATTAATCCATGGAATTATTGCCATAAAACTACACTAACAACAGTAAATGAAAGCGTAGCTTGTCTGTGTTTTCTTCGAATTATATGCAAGAGCTATCTCAATATATGATAACTTCTTTTAATTTGAAATAAAAAAATATCCTAGCTTTCGCTAGGACATTTACTCAAACCTTAAAATCAACCCTTTAATACATTTAGATTTCTCAATGATGATTACATCATCATTTTTAATAACTCATTCATATCTGTTGGAACTTCCCCGTTAATAATCATTTTAGTTAATTGATCTTCAATAGCAGGATCAACTTTTCGTCCAACCATTGCTGCTACACTTCCAATCAATGCTCGAACTTGTTGTTCATTTTTCAAATCCATTTGTGAAGCCTCAGATGCAATATTAAAAAGATCATCTTGCTTTACATTTACATCTTTCCCAAATTTCCCAAAAATATTATCAAACATATTAAAACCTCCTCAAGTCATTTTCAATATAGCATATGACTCAAGGAGGGAATTTGTCACTATTTAATTTAAAATTGTGATGATTTTTGCCTATTAATAAAATTCTGGCTTCATATCACGCATCATTAATTGTGAAATCGCAAGTGTTGGCTCTAGTTTATTAAAAATAACTTGATAAACCGTCTCAACGATTGGCATTTCAATTTGAAGTTCATGAGCTAATTCATAAGTTGCTTGACAAGTACGAACTCCTTCAACAACCATGGTCATACTATCAATTGCTTCTTGTAAATTTGATCCACTTCCTATTTTATAACCTGCCTGCCAGTTACGACTATGAACTGAAGTACACGTTACAATTAAGTCTCCTAGACCACTTAGACCACCAAATGTTTCTTCATTTGCTCCAACAGCAACACCTAATCGTTTAATTTCAACTAATCCACGTGTAATTAAGGCCGCTTTAGCATTATCACCATAACCAAGTCCAGCAATAATTCCAGCTGC is a window of Turicibacter sanguinis DNA encoding:
- the addB gene encoding helicase-exonuclease AddAB subunit AddB — its product is MSIRFILGRSGVGKTRLVLNEIKAACDELPQGDPIFVIAPDQMTFHLEYQLLKQSQYPSLMRVQGLSFNRFAYRILQETGGLSRYHLNQVGLALLLQKVMNEKKDQLSLFPFYANKPGFISKVSEMIAEFKNYCVTPNQLFQTIQTQQEISNWSVQSVKKINDIAILYDEFEKLSLGRYLMTEDYYTLLSEQIAYSSTIANSDFYIDGYHLFNKQEELILLQLMKYAKSVTIVLTHDLNSTSSVFSLPSRTYSKLASQLEEMGLNYEIQELTEGNHRFKSDTALAHLEKQFMQFPTVKSEAKGVHFFQAANSRLEVEEVAKRIHHLIHKEGYAFNDIAIYTAQSEEYQELIASIFPKFEIPVFLDYKESMLIHPLMVLLYHVFDVMMNGWRHESMFMIIKTGLFMDVSQIKKQQSFYEAFQAYQRQVDVLENYCLARQIKKQDWQQKDDWVYEKYQGLGRGYVKTDDDLAVEDLLNTLKKQISSLLTSFEKKLKKAKTYKEFAVATFTFLEEAQIPQKLALLESSAEETQHLKLLKQHQQVWNKVLELFEQLVEIGQEEAVSLENFATVFKAGLEEMSYATVPPRLDQVSVGELRRARYQLVTDLGEAGQYGIKHAFVLGVNEGQIPSVMGESSLLSEVEREQLKELGIELAPSLEQSQQDEQFILYTVFTSPKQTLTLSYVSSNDEGKEFLPSYVYNQLKEMFPLSQEAHIGREFDDDLYEQLTTLNQSVAHLLAHLKQNPAYRSYYEPLLAYYKEHNPLIYQMVMRILGYENEVTNLDEVLTKKLYSEEIVASVSRLELFNQCEFAHYLRYGLQLKDRERYQLDLPHIGELYHEALKRIATMIQKENRTFADLTQDECQTLAKMVSDELSEQLLYKILKQNKRMMKLTERLTHVVYKTLIGLKYQSSQSEFKPMFFELPFQTGKSNGIHIDSRPIGKGFKLSLKGIIDRVDVAKSKDESQAYLRIVDYKSSQQDLELDKVYYGLSLQLLTYLDVVVTNALQLIDMPAEVGGLLYFHVHRPIISKDDQDLLRDVALEEQILRLHQEDFKMKGYLPDDYDVVTLSDHRITDRLKSDVVPITLKKDGSFSSRGTSTLSPAELSMLRNYTNQTIERAATKITQGSLQINPSHHGDRKACDFCSYRGVCQFDIDFLGNQPRILAKMKKENALEAIKCQLEEGGDQDESSTH
- a CDS encoding HU family DNA-binding protein — translated: MNRSQLVDKIAEKAELTKKDADKFLSAYIEAVTEALQADDKVALVGFGTFEVRERAARQGRNLHTGETIEIEASKYPAFKAGKALKDALK
- the spoIVA gene encoding stage IV sporulation protein A, with protein sequence METNELMRDVFARTNGEFYLGVVGAVRTGKSTFIKKFMESLVIPLVEDENEKKRMIDELPQSANGKTIMTTEPKFVPAQAVNVTVEGEVSANIRLIDCVGYVIPSAIGYETDEGPRMVNTPWYDEPIPFVEAAAIGTQKVIEDHSHIGIVMTTDGSIGNFNRDDYLEAEQLVIEQLKAINKPFIVILNTTHPKTDDVQELRNQLQDEYGVPVLPLSVENMTKKDIYSVLTEALYEFPVSELDIKLPSWVDALSDDNWLKARFLKLINQSTNEFYKLRDINYLADELKAEDIVEDCFISALDAGVGLAELEIKVPDQLYDQILTELVGPIKDKADLMFLLQDYANIKKEYEPIASALKMVKQVGYGIATPSIEDMTLSEPTVVKQGARYGVRLKAIAPSIHMIRVDVESVFEPIIGTEQQSKDLIDFIMKDSADNPLAIWSTEIFGRCLSDIVRDGISAKLYSMPENARFKLQDTLIKIVNQGNGGLIAIML
- a CDS encoding stage VI sporulation protein F gives rise to the protein MFDNIFGKFGKDVNVKQDDLFNIASEASQMDLKNEQQVRALIGSVAAMVGRKVDPAIEDQLTKMIINGEVPTDMNELLKMMM